The nucleotide sequence GAGAGCCAAAATATCCTCTCGCATCGAGCGTATGCGCTCCGAGAAATGACCGGCCAGATGCCCCGCCGCCATTTCCAGCCCCTTTTCCGTCTTCGCCTGCACCACGTCCATGACGGCCTGCGCCTCGGCCAGATCAAGCCTGCCGTTCAAGAAGGCGCGTTTTGTGAACTCGCCTCGTTCCGCAGCCCGCGCCCCGTGACGATACGTCAATGCTAAAACCTCGCGCAGGGAAACAGCTCCGCCGTGGCATTGCAATTCCACGACGTCTTCCTTCGTATAAGAATGGGGCGCACGCATGACGAGGCAAAGGGCCTCATCGACGAGGCGGCCATCCTCTCGCACGACTGTACCGTAGAGAAGATCCCGCGCACCTGCGTCAGCGAGCTTCCTGGCGCCTGCAGCGCAAAACATGCGCGAAGCCGTCTCTATGGCAGAGGCGCCGGAAAGGCGCACGATGCCGACGCCTCCTTCCCCGACCGCTGTCGCAATGGCGCTGATCGTATCTGCCTGCTGCAATTCGTTCCCCCCTGCAAGGAAAGAAAAAGGCTGTCGCTCGCTGCAACAGCCCGATTTCAATCCAATCAATAATCCTCTTCACGCATAGAGCCGTCCATACGCGAAACGCGATGCTTCGGCTCAATGACGACCTTGCGAAAAGGCTCATCGCCCGCGCTGTAAGTCAAAACGCGATGATTCTCCTGCAGTGCAAGGTGAATGATCTTTCGCTCATGGCGGTTCATCGGCTCCAAGACGACGCGCTGGTTCGTGCGGCAGCAGCGCTCCGCCAAGCGCGCTGCCAGACGGTAAAGCGTCTCCTCACGGCGCTCGCGGTAATCTTCAATATCGAGGATGATGCGCACGCGTTCCTCCGTCAATCCCTGGTTGGCAGCGAGATTGACGAGATACTGCAAAGCATCGAGCGTCTGCCCGTGCTTGCCGATGAGTATGCCGAGATTGTGCCCGGAGAGATTCAGCTCGATTGAATGAGGCCGATCCTTTCTCTCGATGGCGACTTCAAGATCCATTGCTCGAAAAATCTGCTGCAGGAAATCCTCCGCCTTTTTAATCGGCACTGCAGCGTCGGCAGGACTCAGGAAATTGCGAACCTTCTCCTCACGAGAACGCCCGGCAACTGAATCGGATGCGTAGGAACGTCTGCCCGAAGAGAAACGCTCGCGGCGCGGTTCCGCATAAGAACGATTTTCTCTCGAGGGAGAGTAGGAAAAGCCGCGATCCACAATGGTTTCCTGCCTGCCCGGCGTCGTATCATGAGAGACGGCGGACGCACTTTCGGACGCCTCGGACGACTCCTTCGTCAAGACAGGCGCCTCCTCCTTTTCCTCCGCACGCTCTTCTTCCCGTTCCTCACGGCGCTCCTCAAGAACTTCTTCCCGCTTTTTTTGCGGCAAAGTTTCCTGCGGCTGCGGCAAAGGCTCTTCCTTCGCCGTAACGCGCACTTTCGCCGCACGCTTTCCAATCAAACCAAAGAAGCCGTTCGACGGCTCCTCGATGACCTCCACCGTGCAGCGATCCTTCGGGAGACGCAGGGCGAAGAGTGCAGCTTCAATCGCTTCTTCCACCGTCTTTCCGGTTCTTTCCACGAAATCCGCCATATCAGGCAACTCCTTTCTTTCCCGTGACGTCCTCGTTTCGGTACATCCACCACTGCTGCACGATCTGCACGAGGTTCATCGTCACCCAATAGAGAACAAGTCCCGAAGCGAAATTCAAGCTGATCCAGCCGATGAAGATCGGCATGACGATCATCATGATCTTCATCTGTTGATTCGTTTCCGTCGAAGTCTGTTTCTGCACGAACCACGTCGAAAGTGCGGAAAGCACCGGCAATATATAGTGCGGATCGGGCTCGGAAAGCGACGCGAGCCACAGAAAGGACGGCGTCCCCGAATACGCATAGCCCTGCAGCGCATAAAACATGCCCATGAGAATCGGCATCTGTATGAGGAGCGGCAGACACCCCGCGAGAGGATTCACGCCGGCTTCTTTATACAGCTCGCCGATCTTCTGCTGCATCATCTGCGGGTTGTCCTTATACTTTTCCTGCAGCTTCTTCATCTTCGGCTGCAGTTCCTGCATGCCCTTCATCGAACGAACCTGCTTGACCGTCAGAGGATAGAGGCATACCTTGATGAGGATCGTCAGCAAAATGATGGCAATCCCGTAATTTTCAAAACCAAGAAGACCTGTAAACGCATACAGATTCTCCAACATGAACTGAATCACCGCAATGACGGGATGAAACAGCGACGATAAAAACTCCAAATCACCACATCCTAATTTTCCTATGGTACAGGGTCGTAGCCACCCTTATGAAAAGGATGGCAGCGCAGAATCCTCTTGATGGCAAGGAAACTGCCCTTTGCCGCCCCATATTTTTCAACAGCAATCATTGCATACTCCGAGCATGTCGGAATATAGCGGCACGAAGGCGGCTTCAAAGGAGAAAGAAAGCCGCGATAAAAACGAATGAGAAGCAGAAGCACGACTTTCATCTGCCGCGCCTTCTCTCGCTTTTAGAAGCCTCGTTGTCTCCTGCCATGATTTCGGCCTTCCTTCCCAAAGCGAGGAAAGCCTTCTCCAAATCCTGGCATTTGACGTCGAGAGCCGCCTTCCTGCCCACGAGCAGGAGGGAAAAACCCTCCTCGATTTCAACCTGATGCAGACGATAAGACTCGCGGAGCAATCTTTTGACCCGATTGCGCTTCACGGCATTGCCGAGCTTCTTGCCTGCGGCAAAACCGACTTTTCCCTGGAGTCCATGCGAACGAAAGACATAAAGCACGAGAAATCTGTTTGCATACGATTTTCCGCGGGAATAAACAGCCTGAAAATCCTTCTTCTTTTTCAAGATGCGGCTTCTCGGCAAACCCAACATGCAAGAACCCTTTCATTAAAAATCAAAATGCTTTGTCATTTCATGAAAAAAGGTCACCGGAGTGACCTAGCGAGTGATTACGCAGACAACTTCTTTCTGCCTTTTGCGCGCCTTCTCTTCAGGACGAGACGGCCGCCTTTCGTCTTCATACGCTCGCGGAAACCATGCGTCTTCTTGCGCCAATGGTTATTCGGCTGATACGTCATCTTCATTCAAATCCACCTCCCCAAAAGAATTCTAGGAATCGCTGATACATCGAGCGATTCATTCAGTCAAAATGCAAAAGAACACAAAATGCCCCTACTATCGCTTTTAACTACGCTAAATTATAGCCCAGAGACAATCGAGTGTCAAGGATTTTCCACGGTTTCGCGCGGAGAAGCCTTGCATTTTCCTGTCCTTCTTGTGGATAAACGAGCCTTTCCTCTTTTTAGGAACGAATTGCCTGTTGATAACTCTTTTGCAGTCTGCTAAGATATTTATAGCCAACCGACCATTTATACACAGAGATATGCACATTATCCACAGGCAGAGAAGATATTTCCACAAGAATTTTTATCCATTTCCTTCATTATATAAAGAGAAACATTTTTTCCGCCTGACTGCACGTCGTTCCTGCCATTTCCTCTGCGTTTGGCTTCTCTCATTTTTTATCTTTTATCCACAGTATGTGAATA is from Selenomonas sputigena ATCC 35185 and encodes:
- a CDS encoding YidC/Oxa1 family membrane protein insertase, yielding MEFLSSLFHPVIAVIQFMLENLYAFTGLLGFENYGIAIILLTILIKVCLYPLTVKQVRSMKGMQELQPKMKKLQEKYKDNPQMMQQKIGELYKEAGVNPLAGCLPLLIQMPILMGMFYALQGYAYSGTPSFLWLASLSEPDPHYILPVLSALSTWFVQKQTSTETNQQMKIMMIVMPIFIGWISLNFASGLVLYWVTMNLVQIVQQWWMYRNEDVTGKKGVA
- the rnpA gene encoding ribonuclease P protein component gives rise to the protein MLGLPRSRILKKKKDFQAVYSRGKSYANRFLVLYVFRSHGLQGKVGFAAGKKLGNAVKRNRVKRLLRESYRLHQVEIEEGFSLLLVGRKAALDVKCQDLEKAFLALGRKAEIMAGDNEASKSERRRGR
- the jag gene encoding RNA-binding cell elongation regulator Jag/EloR, whose amino-acid sequence is MADFVERTGKTVEEAIEAALFALRLPKDRCTVEVIEEPSNGFFGLIGKRAAKVRVTAKEEPLPQPQETLPQKKREEVLEERREEREEERAEEKEEAPVLTKESSEASESASAVSHDTTPGRQETIVDRGFSYSPSRENRSYAEPRRERFSSGRRSYASDSVAGRSREEKVRNFLSPADAAVPIKKAEDFLQQIFRAMDLEVAIERKDRPHSIELNLSGHNLGILIGKHGQTLDALQYLVNLAANQGLTEERVRIILDIEDYRERREETLYRLAARLAERCCRTNQRVVLEPMNRHERKIIHLALQENHRVLTYSAGDEPFRKVVIEPKHRVSRMDGSMREEDY
- the yidD gene encoding membrane protein insertion efficiency factor YidD, which translates into the protein MKVVLLLLIRFYRGFLSPLKPPSCRYIPTCSEYAMIAVEKYGAAKGSFLAIKRILRCHPFHKGGYDPVP
- the rpmH gene encoding 50S ribosomal protein L34, encoding MKMTYQPNNHWRKKTHGFRERMKTKGGRLVLKRRRAKGRKKLSA